A region from the Canis aureus isolate CA01 chromosome 8, VMU_Caureus_v.1.0, whole genome shotgun sequence genome encodes:
- the LOC144319736 gene encoding general transcription factor II-I repeat domain-containing protein 2B isoform X8 — MAQVAVSALPMENEESSESRMVVTFLVSALESMCKELAKSKAEVACIAMYETDVFVVGTEKGRAFVNARMDLQKDFAKYCIAEGVHEAKPPCPTNRMQIDSGETEILRKAVEDYFCFCYGKALGTTAMVPIPYEKILRDPAALVVQGLPEGVAFQHPENYGLTTLKWILENKAGISFIINRPFLGPANQLGEPVVVTDAKRSVTLPSESCGTISVKTEPMEDSGMAVKVAAVSVKKESEDPNYYLYNMQESQHPCGSSEVIEMELPMEDSTQRVPSETNEDLEVEVKIEGSTNSSTITNSAAGVEDLNIVQVTIPDNEKERLSSIEKIKQLREQVNDLFSRKFGEAIGVDFPVKVPYRKITFNPGCVVIDGMPPGVVFKAPGYLEISSMRRILDAAEFIKFTVIRPLPGLELSNVNF; from the exons tGTAAAGAGCTGGCCAAGTCCAAGGCAGAAGTGGCCTGCATCGCAATGTATGAGACAGATGTGTTTGTTGTTGGAACCGAGAAAGGACGTGCTTTTGTCAATGCCAGGATGGATTTACAGAAGGATTTTGCAAAATACT GTATTGCTGAGGGGGTGCACGAGGCCAAACCCCCTTGCCCTACAAACAGGATGCAGATCGATTCAGGAGAAACGGAAATACTCAGAAAAGCAGTCGAGGactatttctgcttttgttatg GTAAAGCCTTGGGGACGACAGCAATGGTGCCTATTCCGTATGAGAAGATTCTGAGAGACCCAGCAGCTCTGGTTGTGCAGGGGCTTCCAGAAGGAGTGGCCTTTCAACACCCTGAGAACTAtggtctcaccaccctgaaatggATCTTGGAGAACAAAGCTGGGATTTCATTCATCATAAACAG ACCTTTCCTAGGTCCAGCGAATCAGCTAG GTGAGCCAGTGGTGGTCACAGATGCTAAGAGATCAGTGACATTGCCAAGTGAaag CTGTGGCACCATCAGTGTGAAAACTGAACCCATGGAAGATTCAG GCATGGCAGTGAAAGTGGCAGCTGTGTCAGTCAAGAAGGAATCAGAAGATCCTAATTACTATCTATATAATATGCAAG AAAGCCAGCATCCTTGTGGGAGTAGCGAAGTAATAGAAATGGAATTACCAATGGAAG attccacTCAACGTGTCCCTTCAGAAACGAATGAGGACCTTGAAGTCGAAGTGAAAATTGAAG gaAGCACAAATTCATCCACTATTACAAATTCTGCAGCAGGTGTTGAAGATCTTAACATTGTTCAGGTGACAATTCCAG ATAATGAGAAGGAAAGATTATCCAgcattgaaaagataaaacaactAAGAGAGCAAGTCAATGACCTCTTTAGCCGAAAATTTG GTGAAGCAATCGGGGTGGATTTCCCTGTGAAAGTTCCCTACCGGAAAATCACATTCAACCCTGGCTGTGTGGTCATTGACGGCATGCCCCCGGGGGTGGTCTTCAAAGCCCCTGGTTATCTGGAAATCAGCTCCATGAGAAGGATCTTGGATGCCGCAGAATTTATCAAATTCACAGTCATCCG aCCACTTCCAGGCCTTGAGCTGAGCAACG